Genomic window (Candidatus Marinimicrobia bacterium CG08_land_8_20_14_0_20_45_22):
TTGCCGGTAAAACTCGATGAACAATCGACGCAAGTCTGGTAAATCTTCAGCACGGCAGATTCGGATTTCGAGATTTCGGGAAGTCGATCGCCGGAAAAACGGGATCAAATAAGTAACCCGGAAAGTCTTCAGCAGATCGAATCCCGGGATTCCTGCTCGTCCGGAAAGGAGCGAAATCATCGCCTGATTGCGCTTCATGGCAAGGATTACGCCGAAACGCGCATCGCTGGAAAGCAGAAAATCGGAAACGGCTCGCATTAGGCGGAAAGCCGTTATGCCGTTTCGGGCGGAATGGCGAATCTTAATGCCGCCGATATAGGCAATGCGCAGAGGTTGGTATTCAATCAAAACCGACCGGAAGGAACAACCGACCGCGCCGAGAATCTTTCCCTGCTCTTCGGCGACAAATACTTGCGCATCTTCGCCCTGCAAATTCGCCAAAATAAAATAATCAGGCGACCGATCGACACCCACGACCAATGAGGCATTCATTGGTGTCTCGCGCGACAATTCCAGTAGTTCGCTGTTATCTTTCGGAGTGGCTATACGGATGTTCATCGACGCTTTCTTTCATCGCCAGAAAAGTTACCGAATGTTCATTTTCCTTTTCAATATAAATTTCTAACGTGGCGGTTCGGACTTGATTCGCCAGATAAGGAAAACCATATAGAAGGAATATCTGAAATTTCAGCGATCCGTACCCGACGGAAAGGCCAACTGATCGACGAAAATATCCTGAAATTCCGGATCCGCGGCGAGCGGAACATGCTCAACTTTTTGGAGGATTTCGTCGAAATTATCTTCACGGAACAGCGCGAGCTTTGCACCTCTCAGCGCCGTATTGCCCGATTGAATTAAGACACTGTCATTGAAATTCAGCAGGCCAATTCGTCTGGCGCTGGATAAATTGATATAGTTTCCAAATGCTCCCGCTATATGCACTTCATGCAAATCGGATTTCTGGAGCGACAATTGTTTCAACAAGATTTCCACACCGGCAGCAATCGCGGCTTTTGCTAATTGTAATTCCCGAATGTCGTTTTGCGTAATCGAGACCGGCGGAATCAGTTCCAATATTTTTCGTGAATCCAACAACCGCCCGCTCGAAGCGATCCGACCGAGTTGCAATCCGCAGGCGACAGCATCGACCAATCCACTTCCGCAGATTCCTTTCGGCAAACCATTCCCAATGATTTCGTACGCCAATTGTTTATCACGAATAGTCACTTTTGAAATGGCGCCTGTCGATGCGCGCATTCCTTGTGAGATTTTTGCGCCCTCGAACGCCGGCCCGGCCGCAGTCGATGAACAGAGAATTCGCCGTTTATTTCCGATCACCACTTCGCCATTCGTTCCCAGATCGATCAGGCCAATCATTTCTTCGGATTCCGACATGCCGACGGTGATAATGCCAGCAAGCAAGTCACTTCCGACGAATCCACCAAGGCATGGCAAGAAGATAACGTCCGGATTACTCCGAAAATTCCATTTCAGATCGCTCGCCTTCCAGACGAATTCTCCGTCCTGCTCAGGCTGAAACGGAAATCGTGATAGCGGCAAAACATCGATACCGTTGAACAGGTGATGCATCGCCGTGTTGCCAACGATGACGATTTTTTTCAGCGGCAGATCTGATTCCGTCAGCAATTCGCCGATCATTGCGCCAAGTTTTTTAAGAATCAGATTTCGCAAGGTCGCCGCACCGCTTTTATTCAAAGCAAAGTCGATGCGACTCATGATGTCCGCACCATGTTGGGCTTGTGGATTCAGCGCCGACCTAACGCCAAGAATATTGCCGTTTCGCATATCCAGCAGTTGGACGACGAGCGTCGTCGTTCCCAGATCGATTGCCACGCCAAGCCCTCCGACATATTTTGCCTGAATTCCCGTTTCATCGCCAAGAATAGCAGTTTCAAACTGTATTAATTCAAGCGTCACTGGTTCAAAAACTCGGCATTGACATGCCATCCGTAACCCATCTTGGATTTCTTGCTCCGAGAGTTTTCGCCGCTGAACGTCGTTGAGTTCCAGATTCCCGTTAATGATTTTTACCAAACAACCTCTGCAGAGTCCCTCGCCACCACATGGAAACTCGACGCCGAAGTCCCAGAGAACATCCTTCAGGGAAACGCCGGATTTGACTTCAATCGTCTTTCCCAGCGGCTCCAGACGGATTTTAATCACAGATTTTTTCATGCGGGAAACTAATCGCATTTTCCCAAAAAAGCAACGATGGGTTGAACTTCTCTGCCCAATTCGGTAATTTTTTTATTAAATTACTCAAAGTCGATTGTCTCACTTGAAAGGTTGACGATGAAAGGAATGATTCATGTTTACACCGGCGACGGAAAAGGGAAAACGACCGCCGCGTTGGGTTTGGCGCTTCGCGCTTACGGAGCGGGACTTCGCGTAGTGATTTTCCAATTTGTCAAAGGTCAAATCTATAACGAAATCAAAGCTATCCGCGAATTTTTACCCGCGATTATTATCAAGCAATTCGGACGCAAATGCTTCATCCGATCTGAGCCGGAACTGGAGGATATTCGCCTCGCGCAGGAAGGTTTGAAAGAAGCCAAACGCGCCGTCGCGGACGGTCAATACGATCTAATCATCCTCGACGAAGCAAATATTGCCATTTATTTCAAACTGTTCACTGCTGATGAACTGCTGGAACTCATTCACTCCAAACCCGAAGGCGTCGAACTCGTGATCACCGGCAGAAAGGCCGACCCGAAAATTCTCGCCGCCGCCGATTTAGTGACGGAAATGAAGGAGATCAAGCACTATTATCAAAAAGGAATTCCAGCCAGACCGGGAATCGAGTATTGACAGTTTTTTTGGACTACGTCAGTAGAACAGACGCAAGTTTATAAGTGGAGATCTACTGTTTAAGACTTCCACGGATATTTACCTTCGAGATAACCCCTGTGGTCCGTTTCAACAACATTAGAATTTACGAGAGCGCATTACTAAGATTTAGCATTTTCGCTAACACTGTCTCTTCGGTCAATTCCTTTTTGGCAAGTAACTTAAAGTAATCGGCGACCATTTTGGAAAATGGTTTGCTTTTTGTATCTGAAGTACTTTTATCCTTCTCAATCTGTCTTCAAAAAAATATTTGCCAAATTAGGTTGCCCTAATTAAATTAGCGCCGCATGAAAAATGAAGCGCTAAACGAACAGAATCTCTCCCAAGCACAAGAAGACTATCTCAAGATCATCCTCGACCTAATCGGCTCCCACCGCGTCGCCCGCATTAAGGAAATCGCTCAGCGCAAGAACGTTAGCATGCCGACCGTCAGCGAAGCCATGCGAAAATTGGCGCAAGACGGACTGATCAATTACTCCGCACATGAATTAATCGAATTAACCCCTCAAGGAGAGCAAACCGCTCATCAAATAACCGCCCGGCATCAATTCCTCCGTTATTTTTTACAGGAAATCCTGAATATACCAACCGATACCGCCAACGCCGAAGCATGCGCGCTGGAGCATCATCTTAGCGCAGAAACGCTCGAACGATTGATTCTGCTCTACCAATTTTTAACCAACTGTCCGCGTTTCGATGAAAATCTGATTGAAATTTTCCGACAATGTCTGACGGCGGAAAACCAGCCTGACCACGCCGAGTGCCACGATTGTTTCGTCAAAATCGCCTTTCCGCATACTCTGCCCGACCATCACACCATACATATCCGGTTAGCGGACTTACCAGAAGGACAGGAAGGCGTCATCGTGATTCTGGGCATAGAGGCAGAAAAACGCCGTATTCTCATCGGACAGGGATTCGTTCCGGGCGCTACTATTAAAATGGAACGGTCGGCTGTCGGCGATCAACCCTTCATCGTCAAATTAAAAGGGCTTCAGAGCAAAATCAGTCCCGAACTGGCGAGACTGATCGAAGTCGCTGTTCAATCGGAAAACCAGCAAACAAATATGAATACTAATGAAACAGTTGTAACCCCATCAAATTTAGCCGGAGTCCCGACCGGTCAACGTTTCCGCATTAAAAAAGTATGCGGCGAGGGCGAAATCTGGCAACGCCTGATCGACCTTGGCTTCATCAAAAACGAAGTCGGCTTGGTCATCCGTGAGGCTTTATTGAAAGACCCGATCGAGGTCGAGATCAAAGGCACGCGCGTTTCTCTCCGGCGCAGTGAAGCCCGGTTGATCGAAACCGAGGTCCTCAATTGAATTTTCATCGTCGCGCCCGCCTCCGTTACGGCCACGCCTCAACGGCTTCATCTGATAATGCCACAACAATCCGCATCGCATTAGCTGGCAATCCGAATTCCGGTAAGACATCAATCTTCAACGCTATCACCGGTCAGCATCAGCATATCGGTAATTATCCGGGCGTAACCGTAGAGAAAAAGTTCGGACGGATACGCTACAAAAATGATCTCCTAGAAATTATTGACCTGCCCGGCACTTACAGTCTGACAGCTTATTCGATGGAAGAGATTGTCGCCCGGGATTTTGTCATCCAGGAAAAACCGGACGTCATCATCGATGTCCTGGACTCGACCAATCTGGAAAGGCATCTTTATCTGCTATTGCAATTTCAGGAACTCGGCGTGCCTTTAGTCGGCGCTCTGAACATGTCCGACGAATGTGAGGCTAAAGGCATTCATGTTGACCAAAATCAAATGTCCGCCATTCTGGGAATTCCGCTCGTTAAAACGATCGGCAATAAAGGTTCTGGGTTGGGAAAATTGCTGGATACCGCTATTCAGGTTTCTAAGGGAAAACTACCGGTCGATCAAAGGCATTTAACTTATGGCGATGATGTCGAAACCGCGCATAATCAGATCATCGCATTGCTGGGAAGCGATCCTGCTTTTACTCGGAAATATCCGCCTCATTGGCTCGCAATCAAATTGCTTGAAAAAGACCGTGACGCCATTCAAAAAGTCCAGCATGGGCATACACAGGCTACCACAATTTTAGCAGAAACTGACCGCATCCGGCAACATCTCGAAAACCATTTTAAGGACGACAGCGTCGCGATTATCGCCGAACAACGCTACGCTTACATCAATGGCACAATCCGCGAAACCGTTACAGTCGCCCGTACTCGTCCCGCAGTCGATCTGACCGAACGCATCGATCGAATCGTACTCAACCGATTTCTTGGCATTCCGATATTCTTGTTGGTGATGTTTTTAATCTATCAGGCAACTTTCGGGCTAGGTAATCCCCTGGCCGGTTATATCTCGGATTTGTTTACGCGTCTATCAGAAATTATCAAGGATTCAATGCCTCCCGGACAGTTTCGGGATTTTTTAACGGATGGATTGATTGCCGGAGTAGGCGGCGTACTGGTTTTCCTGCCATTAGTTGTTTTACTCATGCTTGGGTTGTCCCTGCTCGAAGACACCGGTTATATGTCCAGAGCGGCATTCGTCATGGACAAGTTATTCCATATCTTTGGCCTGCATGGACGGAGTTTTATCCCATTCATGTTAGCAACCGGCTGTGCGGTGCCTGCCATCATGGCCGCCCGTTCCTTAGCCAATAGGCGCGACCGAATCATCACCATTTTGGTTACGCCGTTCATGATGTGCGGAGCCAAAACGCCGGTCGTCGCTATGTTAGCCGCGGCTTTCTTTCATGAAAAGGCCGGATTGGTTTTTTGGGGCGTGTGGTTTTTCGGCTGGGTCGCGGCATTGACGACTGCCCTATTTTTCCGGAAAACCTTCTTCAGGGGCGATCAGAGTCCGTTCGTGATGGAACTGCCGCCTTACCGACTGCCCTCCCCGCACAGCGTTCTGATCCACATGTGGCAGAGAACGCTGTCCTATATTCATAAAGCCGGGACGATCATTTTGGCTGCGGCCATCATTATCTGGTTTGCTCTCAATTATCCCAAACCAGCCTCCACAATTCAGCCAGTCGCCGCACATTCCGGAATCGAACTAAGCCAATCCGCACCGCTGACAACGCCGGAGCAAACCCTGCGTTCCAGTTTTGCTGGAAAAATTGGAGTCGGGCTCGAACCGGTCTTGAAATTAGCCGGTTTCGACTGGAAACTCGGCGTCACTCTCGTCGCTGGTATCGCCGCGAAAGAGGTCATCATTTCCACGTTAGGCATTCTCTACGGCATCGAAGAAGAAAATCAGGCGCCGGAAGATCATGCGAAAATGACAGCAGTGGGTTGGCGGATCAGTCGCGATCCAGCGTACTCGCCGCTTATCGCTTTTGCATTGATGATTTTCGTAATGCTTTATATTCCCTGCCTTGCCACCTTAGTCATGGTCAAAAAGGAACTCGGCAGTTGGAAATGGCCGCTTTTTCAAGCAGGTTATACGCTGGTGCTCGCTTTCTTAATGGCGGTTATCATTTTTCAGGGTGGATTGCTATTTCGATCCGTTTTCTGAGAATCAAAAAAATCTAAACTAAACTTGATTGTTGGAATCGACCGTAACCTCAGATTTAAATCCGATAAAAAATGATGATAATACTGAATTAAAAAGGCGGGAAATTCCCCGCCTTTTTAACTTATTCTGAGATTGCTTCTTTATTGTACGGAATGATGTCCGAATTTCCAGCGTTTGTTGCCCACATGATACGGAAACGCCCAGTAAGTCGCTTCAAACGGAGCATTTTTATCGAAAATAGACGACAAGTTAATGACATCAAAGAAGGTGCGACACATCGGTGAACGTTGTCCATGAAGTCGAATTTCGCCGACGAATGAACCGTCATTTTCCGGATCTTCGAGCGGTTGTCTAAATTTCATCATGCCACGAGTCACACCGTAGTGAACCAGCGCCAGTTCACCCGGTTCATAAAAGAAGGGGTCAGGATTGGTGACATCAATTTCGACCGAATATTTTCCGCTCGGACGCAGACTCGCAATATTGGAACGGTCGAAGAAAACGCTCAATAAAGTATTTTCTGAGTCGTTAGATAATTCGATGGTGAGACTGTCATCCCGCAAACTAAGATGGGTAATTTCGATAGAGCAGTTCTCCGTGCGAGAGATAATCGGTGAAAATGCTGTTACGCGCCAGTCTTTCCTATCGTCGCCGGTGTCGGCTACTTTATGAAGTTTGAGCCGCTGATAGGCGATTTCGGTGAATGGTTTTGAAACGGAATCGGCAATACCGCGATTCACTGTATCTCTTAGAATCACGATAAATTTCCCAGATGTCGTCGTCTTTATCAATGCTGTCGCCGACGAATCGTCAACCAGTGTAATATCTGTTTCCATGGTCGGCTTGGTCGCGATTTTCCTGCCGAATTTGACTAAACGATAATTCATTGGAAAAGTATCGCCGGTCGCTTCGGACAATTCGCTCAGAGATTCGTAAACAGATTCCATTGCACCAGAATCATTGATGCCTTCAGTGACAACGGCGTTGTCCGACTCTACGATCTCTTTCAGTGCTGAAATCAAGTCGTTCTTTCCGGAAGTCGGCGAGTCACAGCCGATGATAAAAAGTGCGAGTATCAGCATGATGGCACTGCCAAATCTAGCTTTTGCGTTCATTTGGATTCTCCTTCATATTGAATGATTAGTAGGTTTTTTATTAGATTTATGTTTCCGGTTAAGGCTTCGATAGCGCAATTACGAAAGAAATAATCGTAAAATTCGGGCTGGAAATCTAAAATCGTATTCAAATGCAGAATCGGCATTTTAACAATATCGGTGTGCTCGAATAATTCCCGAATTGCCTCGCTCGAAAAGCCAACAACATGAATGGCATCGCAATCGAGTTTTTGAGCTTCTTTAAATTGATCGACCGTGTTGACTTCTACATCGAATCGGATTTTTTTTCGAATATCGCCGATTTCCGATTGAAGGTGTTTCAGCGCTTTTTCCAAGCCGCCGGCGTATTTCACATGGTTTTGGGTAACGTAAATCGCATTTTCCAGTCCGTGTTTGGAACTGACACAACCGCCGGTTTCCAGCGCAATTCGGTCGATGACTTCAAAGATCGGTGAAACGCTCGCACCGGGAACGAGTTTTTTCCCAACTTTTTCGAGAAATTGCACCGCCGAGCGCGTCGCCGTGGCAATTCCGGACATTCTGCCGACAATCCACGTGACGAGCCGTTCAAGTTTCAGAATTTCGGCGCCGTTTCCTTCGATTTGACAAAGGACGGTTTGGCCGTGAATTAGGTCGCCTTCGTTTAGGTTCCAGCGTAATTTCACGCGCTCGCCAGCCGGGCTGAAAAGCGCCGAGATGACTTCTTTTCCCGAGAAAATCCCGCTTTCCAAAGCGACCAATTCGCCTTGAACGTGAACGGGATACAGAGAAACATTCTCCGTCGTCAAATCGCCCGAACCGATCTCGATTTCCTTCATCCAGTCGAGGACGCGCAACACGGCGGAATTATTCATGTTCTTCTTCCATTTCTTCAAAGTCTTCGTTGGATTCATCCATCATCGGTGGATACGGCGACATTCCGGGTTTCAGAACGCCCCTTCCGAATGGAGCAGTTTCCGGAAAATTTTTCATCTTAGTCTTTTGTTCAGGTGTTAAAATCTTCCGAAATTCCATCCGCTCATCAGTACTTAATACGAACAGCAGACCGCGAAGATCGTTCACTTTTTTCACTTTGATGTCGATGTCTTTTTTCGCTTCGTCTTTTTGAATCGCCTCTTCGAGTTCGATCCGTGCAACTTTCAAATCGGCATTTAGTAGAATCCGTTTCTTGGCGAATTCAGTGTTCATTTTATGCATCCGCTCTTTCTGAGCATCAGTCAGTTCAAGACGATCGGCGATCTGTAAAAGCGGTCTTTCAATTCCGGCTTGCGGTGTCCGCCGGATAATTCTTTTCTCGATCATTCTCTGTGGAGCGGCAAAAATCTGAGAACTTAGAAATAAAAAGACAATTACGAATGCGGTTAAATGTTTCATGGTCTTCCCCTGTCTATAGGTTTTTTGGGTCGATCTTTGGCGTCGAGCGTCCGCATCAAACACTCTCTGAACTGCGTCTCAAAATACATATATCGCATTTGTTGTACAGACGTCAGGATGTCGGATATGCCGAGGATGAATTGCTCTTTCATTTTTGCTATATCTGTTTCAATTTCCGCCAATCTTCTGGCTGTTTTCCGAACATCTTCGTCCGTAGGGCTGAAATCCGGCTTTTCGGATTTTTCAAACATTTCCCTAAGAAGACGGTTACGTTCACCTTGTTTTTTCCGAATCGCTTTTTCATATTCGTGCAGTTTCGGAAAGAACACCGTCGATTGCTCGGATGACAGGTCTAAGAACTCTGTCATTTTCCAGATACGGATATTTTCCAACTTTTGCCGCCGGTTCTTGTCCATTCCGTGCATAGAGTCTTCCTGAGAAAATGCACCAGCGATCGGAATTAACAAAATGACGAAGTATAAAAATATTTTATTCATATCAGCTCCTATTACCACGTCAATTTTTTCATAATGAAACGCTCTTGATTTCATTAACAAAGGACTCGAATTCACTCTCGTCCATCGCGCTGGACGCCAGAACATACCGGTCGATCGGTAACTGTTGCTGATCTTCGAGAATGTACCGCACGACGGTTTTTTCATATTCTTCATCCGAATTCGACAGATTCAGAGCATCCGACAATTCTGCGAAAAATGTCTCGTTCAATGCCAATTCATTTCCCGATAAAGCGGCGATGGATTCGTTCTTCTGGCGAACGTTTTCCCACATAAAAATCGAGACTGTCAAAACAACGGCAGTCAACGCACCGAACGCCGGAATCGCTCGCCAAAAAATCCGACGACGGATTCGACGTTCATCGATCCGCCGGTTGAGATTGACGATTAACTCGCTTCCATAAGCATCGGGCGTCTCAACCTTTTCAGCAATCATCGATTTGCGGATCGACAACGCTTCCTTATAAAAAGAAGCACAGGATTCGCAAGTCTCGCAGTGCAATTCCACCAGCGAACGTTCGTCGGGCGAAGCAACATCTTCGATTAGTAACGGAATCAATTCCCTGATGTTTTTACAACGATTCAAAATTCAC
Coding sequences:
- the feoB gene encoding ferrous iron transport protein B, whose amino-acid sequence is MRIALAGNPNSGKTSIFNAITGQHQHIGNYPGVTVEKKFGRIRYKNDLLEIIDLPGTYSLTAYSMEEIVARDFVIQEKPDVIIDVLDSTNLERHLYLLLQFQELGVPLVGALNMSDECEAKGIHVDQNQMSAILGIPLVKTIGNKGSGLGKLLDTAIQVSKGKLPVDQRHLTYGDDVETAHNQIIALLGSDPAFTRKYPPHWLAIKLLEKDRDAIQKVQHGHTQATTILAETDRIRQHLENHFKDDSVAIIAEQRYAYINGTIRETVTVARTRPAVDLTERIDRIVLNRFLGIPIFLLVMFLIYQATFGLGNPLAGYISDLFTRLSEIIKDSMPPGQFRDFLTDGLIAGVGGVLVFLPLVVLLMLGLSLLEDTGYMSRAAFVMDKLFHIFGLHGRSFIPFMLATGCAVPAIMAARSLANRRDRIITILVTPFMMCGAKTPVVAMLAAAFFHEKAGLVFWGVWFFGWVAALTTALFFRKTFFRGDQSPFVMELPPYRLPSPHSVLIHMWQRTLSYIHKAGTIILAAAIIIWFALNYPKPASTIQPVAAHSGIELSQSAPLTTPEQTLRSSFAGKIGVGLEPVLKLAGFDWKLGVTLVAGIAAKEVIISTLGILYGIEEENQAPEDHAKMTAVGWRISRDPAYSPLIAFALMIFVMLYIPCLATLVMVKKELGSWKWPLFQAGYTLVLAFLMAVIIFQGGLLFRSVF
- a CDS encoding cob(I)yrinic acid a,c-diamide adenosyltransferase, producing MIHVYTGDGKGKTTAALGLALRAYGAGLRVVIFQFVKGQIYNEIKAIREFLPAIIIKQFGRKCFIRSEPELEDIRLAQEGLKEAKRAVADGQYDLIILDEANIAIYFKLFTADELLELIHSKPEGVELVITGRKADPKILAAADLVTEMKEIKHYYQKGIPARPGIEY